In Sander vitreus isolate 19-12246 chromosome 7, sanVit1, whole genome shotgun sequence, a genomic segment contains:
- the LOC144521224 gene encoding uncharacterized protein LOC144521224 isoform X1 gives MSQKVLLIKLLLVHYATQNQQETQTANCYENVVLKCEYQGVDTDTVDYLSVAWYKLNNQKKKNGIIRKAKDDNTTQYYSYPRSPRPSFGEKHSLLLPMVTPEDSGTYECCISANVGSQNQDLTVNLMVHACVTQADLTTMTTVLNTTQSEAVCHKLVEDLPVMWSIIGYVAVGVGKIVLSLISIWVFFPYFVLRNASWDEDSLQSAKEFTKLFKS, from the exons ATGTCACAGAAGGTATTGCTGATTAAG CTGCTGTTGGTGCATTATGCAACCCAGAATCAGCAGGAAACGCAAACTGCAAACTGCTATGAAAATGTTGTTCTGAAGTGTGAGTATCAAGGTGTTGACACTGACACTGTGGATTACCTCTCTGTGGCATGGTACAAG CTCAAcaaccagaagaaaaaaaatggaatcatCAGGAAGGCTAAAGATGACAATACCACGCAGTACTACAGCTACCCTCGTTCACCCCGACCCAGTTTTGGAGAGAAACACAGTTTGTTGCTCCCCATGGTGACACCTGAAGACTCAGGAACCTACGAGTGTTGCATTAGTGCAAATGTGGGGAGTCAAAATCAGGATCTTACAGTCAACCTAATGGTTCACG CGTGTGTGACCCAGGCTGACCTGACAACAATGACAACTGTGTTGAACACGACTCAGTCCGAAGCAGTCTGCCACAAACTAGTGGAGGACTTGCCAGTCATGTGGAGCATTATAGGCTATGTGGCAGTGGGCGTCGGCAAAATCGTTTTATCTCTAATCAGCATTTGG GTGTTTTTCCCGTATTTTGTTTTGCGCAATGCATCTTGGGACGAAGACTCACTGCAAAGCGCAAAAGAATTCACGAAGCTGTTCAAAAGTTAA
- the LOC144521224 gene encoding uncharacterized protein LOC144521224 isoform X2 produces MSQKVLLIKLLLVHYATQNQQETQTANCYENVVLKCEYQGVDTDTVDYLSVAWYKLNNQKKKNGIIRKAKDDNTTQYYSYPRSPRPSFGEKHSLLLPMVTPEDSGTYECCISANVGSQNQDLTVNLMVHACVTQADLTTMTTVLNTTQSEAVCHKLVEDLPVMWSIIGYVAVGVGKIVLSLISIWVIEAVRMRSSRQWQH; encoded by the exons ATGTCACAGAAGGTATTGCTGATTAAG CTGCTGTTGGTGCATTATGCAACCCAGAATCAGCAGGAAACGCAAACTGCAAACTGCTATGAAAATGTTGTTCTGAAGTGTGAGTATCAAGGTGTTGACACTGACACTGTGGATTACCTCTCTGTGGCATGGTACAAG CTCAAcaaccagaagaaaaaaaatggaatcatCAGGAAGGCTAAAGATGACAATACCACGCAGTACTACAGCTACCCTCGTTCACCCCGACCCAGTTTTGGAGAGAAACACAGTTTGTTGCTCCCCATGGTGACACCTGAAGACTCAGGAACCTACGAGTGTTGCATTAGTGCAAATGTGGGGAGTCAAAATCAGGATCTTACAGTCAACCTAATGGTTCACG CGTGTGTGACCCAGGCTGACCTGACAACAATGACAACTGTGTTGAACACGACTCAGTCCGAAGCAGTCTGCCACAAACTAGTGGAGGACTTGCCAGTCATGTGGAGCATTATAGGCTATGTGGCAGTGGGCGTCGGCAAAATCGTTTTATCTCTAATCAGCATTTGG GTTATTGAAGCTGTTCGTATGAGGTCTTCAAGACAATGGCAACATTAG